A stretch of DNA from Channa argus isolate prfri chromosome 7, Channa argus male v1.0, whole genome shotgun sequence:
TATAAGTTCAGATACTCTTGTGTGATGTGATGTCAACTTTACTCCGATAAGACTAAGGGCACTCTTTTACATTCAGATTCTTGGTGTTTTCATTTGATTCATGACTATTCAAttgaaaaactgtttaagaaaacaaatggcCATAATGCTTTGGGTCCTACTTGATCAATAGTTTGGTACACACTGCACATTTGTCCACTGAGTTGGCTGGCATACAAATGTAGGAAGATGGGCCAAACTCTAAGGTTATAATTAGAATATATAAGACCAAACAATCTtatgataaacacacactttttataaattagtatctgacacattaaaataacatcTGTTGTCTGATTTTTACACCTTATATTTAACAAGCTAATTGATCCAAATACGGTAGGGGCCTGATTCATGTttttgcagcttaaaaaaaactgacaccACATCAGAGAGTAAGGGGCTTCAAAAAACGGATAATAAAATGCATACAGGCAGTGTTATTCCAACTATAAATCTAAAGGAAATGGAGCCTAAACTGCAataatgtgaatttaaatagacaactttaacatgaaaaaaaaaacaaacaaaaaaaaaaacatctttcttaAAACTATTTGCTGATTTGTCAGTAAATAGCAGATGGTTCCTTACTTGACACATTAACAGATGCAGAGAGAGCTGCAGGTGTATCACCTGTGTTTGAATGGGTATTTATGGTGTAACTCTTTATATTAGTTATAACAGTCAACAGCCACGTGGCAAAACGTTCGCCGCACATTTTAATAccataaattttaatatttgggCTGAGGGAGAAGAGCAAGTAACCTCAAGTCATAGGTAACCTCAGTCTGAAGTAAGCAAATTCATGAAATGAGTCCTCATCTCTGGTCATTGTGCTTGTTATTGTCTATTTATGAAAAGCATTTCAGAGATACATGTATGACTGATCCTGACAGCATGAAACATTCGCCCTTGTGAAGGCAGCAGGGCACATGGGCCAGAGTACAGTGCAATTACACATACCCATTCACTAATTTTACTTCAATCTGGTTTCAAGTGACAAAAGAATGGTACAAAACAACCACACCATTTTACATCATCTATACAAGAGACTTATTGGATCGGCTTTGCTAGAGTTGGAAgactgaatttcttttttcttgaaaCCAATACTGCTGTAGTCTATTACTGTTGCCACATTGCATTGCAAGtgttaaaagattttaaaaaatggcatgAAGTCAAAATCAAGTCATTTGAATGGCACATCATCGTGAGTCACATCATACCTAGATATacttcattaataaaaatatagaatagATTCCTTATAGCTGTATCGGacagttaaaattaattttcagtAATTTCAAAATCCTTTATCCTTTCCTATAAATAGTCAGTATCAAATGTGCTTATTATACAGTAAAACGCACTCAAATGTTTGCTCATAGAGTGGATAATTACTACAAGCTAAACAGCATGCACActctttatgttttatatgttgcaATGTTTCCCTGTGGTTGTGTTCCACATTTTTGTTCGCACCATAAACTCTTCCGCagatcttcctatgcacttaaatatctaaaaaaaataaaataaacaaataaaattttctttctttctgctctttctcacacttgcatcttgtaaactgtgaacacttttacatttagtcatttagcagacgcttttatccaaagcgacttacatgtgaggtgctaggcaagcaaaaatctaagtcaaggagaaaacatcaaagcaaagccctatcagaaaaaacatttcacgagatgcaagtgcgagaaagagcagaaaggattttttttttttttataatacagatttaagtgcatatgaagatgcggaagagttctgttgctgctgttcagcagttttttgaatattgggagagagtctgctgagcgtgcagagtttgctagctcattccaccatcgtggggTCTTTGcgcaaaaaagtaaaatgtaaatgtaatgtctaaaatgtaaagacaaacaatcattgttattttaaaagaagcagGCAATTGTTAAAAATCATGTCTCTACTTTAGAGACCCAACAGctgagtgaaaagaaaaaggggcAATGCTTGCTGCTGTGTTTGGGCTAATGAGCAAAGATTCAGAATAAAGAGTTGAATTAATGAGAATTTACTGGCATTTCTGTCTGAACAGGTCCTTTCCAGACATCTGAAAATACAGATAAACTTCACAAACATTGTTTAAtacagaataaacaaacaaaattgacCAATGACAGCATGAGACTAAACAGTCACTCGCCTCACTGGGAGTCTTGTTGCCGAGCAGATTAGAGATGGCCTGAAACGTGTTCGAATTGGCTCCATCCTGCTGGCACGTCGTCAAGATAACTCTGTCCGCCTCCCTGAAACACAAAACCATGTAAAATCACTGTTAAGTCTAGGCTCCTGCTGAAGGAAgaagcaggaggtggagcatCTAGGGATGTAACAGCAGGAGGTGTACCTGGTCCAAAGGATTACTTTTTTTCCACTTGCTGTCAGAGAAATATTCTTGGCACATACAGGGAGGTCAGGAGGAGGACTGGGGCGAGGAGGACCAGAGGAGGAGgtaaagagagaggaggaaactgATGTAAAGATGGATGACCTAACAGAAGTGGTAGTGACTGAAGAAGATGAGGGGGTGACCGTTGGCTGCAGCAGAGCCTCCTCTCTTCTGCTCCTCTTTAAAGAAAGGCTAGGTTCCTTCTCACtgttcttcctctcctcctcatcttcatcgtcctcctcctcacagagttcctcctcctcctctgtcaggGGAAACTGGCCTTCCCACGATGCACTGCTTCGATCTGTTGTTACAAATAGGTAATTACATCACCTTTATATCGATGGCAAAGCACAACAGGCGAGTGTGTTACACACCTGGTTGGGGACTGTCGTCATCCCCCTTAAGATCCAGATCTTTGTCACCTGTGTCAGTGTGGGATGAGCTGATCTGAGAGTAGAGAGGGTCCAGGCTCTTCATAGCTCTAGCTACAGCTCCTGGGTTCTGGAGGAAAATGAACATGTGAGACAGGTTTCTCTAACCTGACCTTGATTCAAACTGATAACACCAGAACAAACCTTGTTGTCATGGCACCGAGGGCATCCTTTCCTCCGGTGTCTGCGGATTTTTGCATCATGACAAGAACATGGCCAGTCTTTATGCGACCAATCACAGCCCTAGAAAGATTAAACAGTCTTTATCTGACACATCACAGCTCTGGAAACAactgtcaaaagaaaaagggtATTATTGGTAGccaatgtttaaaaaagtcCATGAGTGAAAACTCACTAAAGGATTTTCAGACCTTGTAGTTTCTGTGGGAATCAATCTTCCTCCTCCGGCTCGCCATTGGTTGGATTTTGTGTCCCTCGTCTTCCTCATCGAGCTCAGGGAGTGTCACCTCTTCAAAGCCATTGCTGGCTCCACCTGCTGATACCTGGTTGCACCCCTCTCCACCATCTGACCCGCCCCCTCCTTCTTCTGGCCAATGCGCTTCTTCAAACTGCCCTGGGCGGGCCGCAGGGGGACGAAGCTCATCAAAAAATATCCAGAATTCAGCTTGTAGATGGGTGTGGCCTTTAAGCAGCGTGGCCATCTGAGCCTTTAACTAAAAAcggaaaaaaaccccaaaacaaaacaaaaaacatataacaCTATACCAACTAATTGTTGGTATAGtgttatatgttttttgttttgctgatcaATAATGGTCACTGATAATCCTTGAAATGCAGGGATGTTCTGCTATATATAAGTACTGGTGCGCACCTCTGATGTGCAGGCATAGTTACATTGTGGCTCATTAATCTTGCTCATAACATTTAAtgataaacacacagaggaagatTTTCCGAGCCAGAAGCGTTCTCATGGGCAGGTGAAGTTTACATTTGTCTGGTGAAAGATTCTTTCTGGTGAGTGGGcgggaaaaataaatcaaacgaACCATTTATCTAGATAATGTATGAATATTCTTTCTCCCCACTTGAAAGAAAATGCGGCAGGGCATTATTCTGGTGCACGCCGGCAGCACCACACCAATGTTAAACTGCTATGTTTTATCAGTCATACTGGTTAAAAGTGATTTTTGCTCCAGTTACTGCATCTATTTCAATACATAAAATGACCacccattttatttatttattttttaaatgtttctgagACAACAAGGCCATCCACGGTCAATTAACTGGATGACCATTTCCCCTTGTTATACCATTTTTTGACTACTTTTTTTGATActtacaaattttaaataacagcTTAGATTAGCTTTTAATAAAGTTAATGAGAGGATATTCAAAAGGGGTTTTTTGGTGTCTACCCATTCGTACCTCTGAAATACCATTTAGACTGAGGTCTGGACTGGTTTGGAGAGCCTTGATGATCTTCTGATAATGCGAGGGATTATCGCCAAAGCTGATCTCCAACTGTCGCAGAAAACGTCGGCTGCGTTCAAACGCCTGTTGCTCCTCAAACTGCAGGACCAGAACACAGCAGTGATTTACTGATGCAGGTACAGATACATGGTTGATTAAAGCTGcaagtaaaacacatttcatgaatctcacacacacacaaactgcaattCACGTGACATACGACTGAGATACATCTCAGGATGCACCTGAGATACACCTGGTGTTCAGGTGTTGATGCACTTGTGCAGCTCACCAGTCCACACTCCAGCGCCTGCTCTGGATGCAGGAATGCTGCAAAGTCTCGAAGGAGGTCAGTCCGATCTCCCAGGATGCACCGCAGCTTCCTGAAAAGTGACATCACTTCTTGTCCTTCCCCCACCTGCTCGAACTCATTCAGTAGAGACACAAACTCCTCCACCTGCCCAGGTGCATTCTGAAGAGCATCACACACCTGTTGACACAGTAACACAGCCCTCAgatgaacacatttttctttagacCTGTTTGTAACCCTGTGTTTATCAGAACcagaacaaaatgaagaaattgCCACAGCTGAAGATGCACagtgagattaaaaaaatacgCAGCAAAAGCTAAGTCTATTtacttattgtttattttatagtctatttatttagtttatgaCCTGCTCCTACAACTTAATTTAAAGTGAACACATCATTAACAATGGGTTGACGTGGAAAGTGTCTCTACTACTTGGTTCCTGAACCAAGTTGAAGTGGGTACAGCAAAACATTGAAGTTTTAGTACTGAGTGGGGTGACTGTGCCTATGGATGTGGAGCAGTTGTCCGCCAAACCCAGGTTTTTTGCTTGAACACAACACCAAAGTGTTGTTTGGACCTGTCTGAGTCCATGCATCATCATCTTCTACTTATCCAGAGTAGGTTTGCAGTGGCGACATCTTTCTCACCAGCAACGATTTCCATCTCAGATCAGATGGGATATATATTCTCTCCAACATTTTCCTTGTCTACCACAGGGTCTCCTACCAGCTGGGCCTGCCTGAAAGACCACTAATGGGATGCCCACAGGAGGCATCCTTATTACATGACAAAATTACCTTAACTGGCTCTATTCAATGCAAAGGAGCAGCGACCCTACTCCAAGCTCCCTTCAAATGTCAGAGCTCTGCACCCTATAGGTAGGTTACCAGGACAATTGATGAGGATAAGTTAGTCAACACAATCTTTATTCTGCCCTTTCCCTGAATATCTCAACCAGTCTTTCCAACAAAGCATTGATGACCCATCACATACATGGGAGCTACATGAacaatttaaatctaaaacttAGACACAAATTATTGGTTCACTTATGACAAGAAGAAATATGCATCACAACTACCATCCACAGTTGTAAGGTAAAGAGAACTCTTCAGTTAGGagtttaaatcacatttttcttgGCATCTAAAAAAACAGTCATCTTTCTATTCATTCTTCCACCTAATTCTATTGGGTTTTAGGGTCCACAAATCTATTGGGTTTAACGCTCCACAAAAACACCTAACAACTGCACTTCAGAGCTTATATAATAGTTTAAACCCTAACCTATTCAGGGTTTTCTCTGTCTGGGAAAGaatgtaaagttgtttttttaaaaggtctGCAAAACAATGTGACAGGAAAACAATCACAGGATTAGAACCTGCAGATCAGTATTTGCAGGAACTGTTTCTCTGCTCACCCTGCTGAGGTAATTCTTAGCGAAAGCCATGTCTTTGCTTTCTCTGTGCGGGTCATTCTCCACCAACTTTTCATCATACAGCAGCAAGAGTTTTGCTGCATCTTTACTGTGCCGCTCCTGACGGCTCCTCCTAAGACCACGAAGGGGTCTGCTCCGCCCTGCAGAAAGGtcacaaaacaaaagtgtgtaaGGAGACCTTGGTGCAGAGAGGtcagaaaatatatatgtataaagaGGTTTGTAAAGGTTCTTAGTCATTCTGGTGTGGTTATCTAGAAGCTGAAACTTGGCAACTGGTTATCTTTTTAGTTGGAAACCTTTAGCTACTCATCCAAGTAGCTCTCCAGTCTGAAGCAAAGCTGGTAAAGGGACTATATGCCTACCTCAACTCCCTTATTCAGGTGCACCATCCTTCCCACCCACTTTgccatgtaaaaatgtaaaataaatacactgcaCTTTTACCACCTATGCAAACAGTAACACATTTTGCTTTGTATAAGGCTGCTTAGCTGTAGGCTGCTCACgagccatgctgacccttggcCTCTATTGGATTGAGTGGTGTATTTGGTTTTATGTATGCATTTCTCTCATACCACATGTAGTCTGTATCCAAAATGTGGACCATGTGGTGTtgaggtgttgcttctcattttctGCAACATCCTCCTGTGTAGATGCGGTTTGATCTCTtcaatgtagagctctgaacacTCTTCATGCACGGTATGGCATACACTATGTTACACTTCTTGTGTTTTAGTGTCTGGTCTTTTGTGTTGATGAGtctctgtctcagtgtgtttgtttgtttgaagtgaacaggtaTATCCAAACATTCTTCTGAGTCTGCTCGTCTGTTGTGCCTCTGCTAGATCTGGATATTGTCTTGTTTAAGGCCCATGTAGGATAACCACAGGGCTTGAGAGCTGtcctcagatgttttttttttgggcttcCATAGAGGTGGGGAAGTTTTCTGCCCTCTGGTGCAGTGTTAGATGACTTTCCCTCAAACTGCAGAAGTTAGGTGGATGAGTAGCGAAAAATCTCCAACTACGAACAAAGAAGTAAAGCTGTGCAAAGAGACCTTAAGTGAAGGGTCAGAAACTAAGCCTGTGTAAGGAGACCTTTAGCAAAGATAAAGCTCTAACCTCGTCCACGTCCGGGACACCGTCCTCCTCCTACTTGGGCTGTCCCCTCTCCTGAATGCAACTCCTCATCTTCTTCCCCCTTGTTGATTCTCCCCTTCCCTGGCCGTTCTTTGggccctccctcctcctcttcctcctctgaggTAGGGGAGTGATCCTCCTCAGAGTCTCCATCTGCACAGATTCGGCGCTCTGCTGCCAACCATGTCAGCTGCTTCATTGTCTCCTGCAGGATCACAGGTCAGAAGTCAGAGTCAGGCTGTAACCATGCCATAAGCTCATCTGCATTCCTGTTTACCTGTAGCTCTGGAACAGACAGTACTGACTCCTCTGATGctgatgacatcacttcctCCTCGTCTTCATCTTGTGTGAGGTCATCAaagtcctcctcctcttcctcatccccCTGCCTGTCCTGGTCTTCATCCTTCTCTCcattttcctccctctctccacccccctcctccctagcctcctcctcctccccttctcCCCCCTgctccccctctcctcccctaCCTTCATcttgttctcctcctcctcctgcacctTCTCCCTCTTCTCTGCCACCTCCCTCTCCACCTGTGTTTTCTCCTCCATTCAGACTGACCAAACCCACAATAGTCCTGTTCTCCCTCTCCACCTCCTCGTCATTTTCCTCTACCTCATATTTCACCTCCAACTCCTGAACTTTCCCATTCCCTAgcacctcctccctctcctctgtagAAGACAGGGGACTCACTGTTGATGCTGAAGCTAAACTTTCCTCATCGTTGTCTTCTCTGTCCTCTATCAGCTTGGGGCTTACAGAGCTCTGACTAcccattttcttctcttctctgattggtctgTTCTGCTCTTGCCCCAGAGCATACTGAGATTTGGCAGTGGGCATCGTCCATACCATCTGGAAGAGGAGGTAGCCTGGCTTCACACCAGTGGGTGTCGACGACATGATAGGGTTTGTAATGTTGGAGTTGGGAGGGGGAGTGTCTAGTGTTTGCTGTCTAGTAATAGTCTGGCCACTAGAAGGGCAGTGGGTGGGGAGTGGATGAGCAGCAGCCAATGGGAAGGCCCCACAAACACAAGGTGTAGCTAATGGGAGACCTCCTGAAAGAGAGGGGGGTTTGATAAGTAACTCAACACCTGGGggggaaagagacagacagctgATTGGCTGAACCTGTCTGTCCATGTATCTGTCTGCAGGGGCTTTGGCCAGTGGGAgcagtgttgcattgtgggcCAGCGTGAAAAACCGTCTGTGGTGGGGGATGGGGGGGCGGGACTTGTTCAGCCAATATGGGTGGAGTCTGAGGGTGCATCcaggggggagggagggggggtaACTGCTGGAGTCCAGCCGGGTCTTCTGGATGATCTGATGACTGTTCTACAGATTAAGAGTCACAGGTGGGTTAGTTATTAATCGGTTACAAAAATACGTTGATTTACTAACCATGCATTGACGCATTGATAGTACACAAAGATTTGGGACCATAAAGAAATTACCTCAAAGTGCACGTATTTACTTGTTACCTAgagcacaaaaatataaatatttgtgttctgaaatcAGCAGATATGAATTCTGAAAAACACCACTGAGATTAGCGTATGACGaaataaacttgtggagcagcttcttctctctgagaTTCTCTCTGATTATTTACAGCCAAGTGTCAGctgagagggagcagacagctcagttaaagtcaaagttactccTTAACTCTACTGGATGACAATGCTCCATTGGGTACCAGCGTAAAAAGACTTCTAAAACGGTCTATATGAGAAAATGATCCAAACACTCAAACAATTATAGATGTGCAGAAAAGCTGTGCCCACAGTTTCCCATCCACAGTCATGTTTTCACTATAACAAGCTTGTCGGTTATTTGCTAACTGCTATGAACACATTGGCTTTCATCACACCTAAAGCTGGAAATCATAAGAGCTGCATGTGCTGTACTTAATGCACTGCACCTAGCTGTTCAACCTGTGCCACAGGTTCTGATGGACACTGAGATAGTTACAGCCCCAAACCAGGCATAACACTGTAGCAGTTGTAGTTGTGAGCAgagtccccatcagcagcagacagaggaggagcgGGATCAGTGATAGTGACCACtttaatgttcatttttctattctgttacagtatttaaactaaagtaaactgcACTGTTTACTGATAATGTAGATTGCACCAAATTCAATTAACTTCCTGTAGGAGAGACTTTATATttgtctgtaaaacaaaaattaccaTTTAAGATTGGCCTATTTTGGCGGGTAGGAGTAATGCCCacattatttttagtaaattcattatgttaaattattatatattaatttaaaaataaagaaagagcttcatgggaaaataatcaatagattaattgaaaaaataatcaataaattaaatcaacaaaaaagCGTTAGGTGCAGCCCTAGTTATTATACAATACTATTTACTGTGATTGATGAATTaaatgttatatattatattgaTAAACACTAATTTGACTTTAGTTTGTGGTCTCAGCAAATCCTGGACCACACTCCTGGAGTGTGGTTCTGATTTAGTGTCACACCTTGAGCCAGTTGGGCATGTCAgagttttttctttccactggGGGGCGCTGGTCTCCAGGCTGAACTCTGTTGCAGGCAAGTGGCAGGGGGGGGACGACTCCGTGGGTCAGATACATCTGAAAAGCACAACAGTAAGAGTTTATTGTCACCAGTTCTCTGAAACCAAACCCACTGTGTACCATCTTAATCTCTGCTACgtcaagctctgcctcctgtcttttttcaGTGCAACTGAAGCTGTaaaacatctctggtctcaccacagtctttaacacctttcctttcattctcccTGATACTTTTTTGTCCAACTGTCTAGCCTACCCTATCATAGTCCCAACCAGTCTTTACTGCCAGTACAATACTGTCACTTTTTAAGTAAACAGcaccagccaatcagaggatgtcaatgtcttgcccaaggacactttgaagAATGGATAGGATCTAGAAAAATTAGCCATTATTAGCCAGTTTAAAATCCACTTTCTACCAATAATGTGCTATTAGGTTCCCTTGTGACCACTTAAACCACAATCGTTAAGATCAGGTCTATTTAGTGACAATTTGTTATCAGTCAACACTTTGTCAATCACCTGTCCCATCTAGACATTTATAGCAACAGGTTCTCTTAAGATATACTGATGATGTCAGAAAGTGTGTGTTGATGTCATTGAAGTCACCTTAATGACATTGTTGGGTGGAGCTCTCTGGCTGCTCATCTCTCTGACGTGTTTCCTGAAGTTCCATCGGTTTTTGCAGAGCAGGTAGGAGCTAATCAGCTCATCAGACTGGACCGTCCCCTCGAAATGCTTCAAACCAAGAACGATCAGTCTGCACAGACACATCGTGAATAACAATGATTCATACAAAAGCTTGTTATCACACTTAAAGATGGCACCAGATCTCCAAACGCACATGCTCATTTGTTTCTCCAGCTAAGAACTAAAAAAGTACCCCAACTCAATACCCAAAAGTGCCAGTGGTTGTACCACCTCAAAAGGTTTAGTCAATTTATGGAACTAAGAACATGCAATGAAATCCTCTTGTTCTCAATAAGATATAACaattcctgtcctttccaccgcaCGACTCCACTGTTTCTgcctgcctgtctctcagacatctcagccttgatgagagagagacatctttagCTCAACCTCtacaagaccgaagtccttgtcttcccagccagaccttgaCGCAAcacatcaacattggatctacagtgattgtctaGGGCaccagatttgccctctacaacatcaggaagatcagaccctacatcacggaacaTGCAACCCCACTCATTGtgcaggcgctggtcatatctcgtcttgattactgctaCGCTTTGTTCATGGGGTTACTGgaatccacaatcaaacccttgcagatgattcaaaacgcagcagctcgcctcattttaatcagccaaaaaagacccgtGTCACACCACTCTTGAGATCTCTACAATGGCTTCCTGTAGcagctcgcatcaggttcaaagcgctgtctcttgcttacagtgtgtttaactgaacagctcctgcttatctcaactcactcattcaagtctacaatccttcccatccgctgcggtctgccaacaaaggacgtctggtggtcccagcaccgcacagaagacaccaagcaaaactgtttagcgttacgatcccacgatggtggaatgagctaccaaactctgcacgctcagcagactcccTCCCAATATTCAAGaaactgtggaaaaacaaaactgttccgcatcttcctatgcacttaaatctatctAAAAAGAagtgctctttctcgcacttggatcttgtgaaatgtgaacacttttctgataggactttgctttgatgttttctccttgacttagatttttgcttgccttgtacctcacttgtaagttgctttggataaaagcctatggataaatgactaaatgtaaaatgtaaatgtaaaatctagATTAAGTACAAAATTAgtcaactgagaaaaaaaagatctgaAAACGTATTGAACTTTatgatgttaataaaatatataggacatttttgaaaatatgaaaacttaTACTAATTACAAATAAGGGAGAAAATGGCCACAACAGGCCTCAGCAGTGATGAAAACATCACCATTGTGATTCAGAATCCTAGAGGACCATCACATGATCACACAAGCAACTATAAGAACAAGGTAATAGACTGTTTAAAATAGCTGGAAAGAGACCACACTATTGGTAAAGCCACCCCTTGCATGTATGAACCCCATTTGTTACAGAAGAATAAGAATAAGCTTTCCTCAGACCCATTGTCAGTAGCATTAATTTAAGTTCCATTCAAACATGCACTAATATACCTGTGGGTAAAAGCAACTTCTTATTatagacacttttatccaaagcaacttataCGTGAGGTCTAAGTcatgaagaaaacatcaaagcaaagtcctgtcagaaaagtgtttacatttcatgagatgcaagtacaaaaagagcagaaacaatttttttttttttttttttttttttttaaaggatttaagTGCTTAAGAGATTTAAGAGATTTTTTCAAGCCAGTTCAGGCACATCTGTTGGTGGGACAgtgttacatttaaaactgtttacGTGGTAAATACAGCTCCATAACTATGGCACGTTCATGCTAACAAGACAGATCACTGTCCAAAAATCAAAGAGGTACATGATTTTTGATTTGATAGAAATCTCAGATCATCACACACTCTGCAGTATCCTAACACTAATCACTGCTCAacctggtggtggtggtggtttcGATGAGGTGGTGTAGGGGCAGTAACAAGCTCATTCATTGGAGAAACTGTATGGAATACATCCATCTCCTCCATCTGGACAGATTCTGACATGAATCATGCAGTAGTTTTAGGCTGCTCCATCTGTATCGCaatgaaccttcaaggtatcttgGTAGGGGCACATCTGTAACTCTCACAGGGCCTCTCCACAGGTGtgcttcatctctctctctctctctataccacatccctgggttctataaTTTCCTTCACAAGGCTACATCAAGCATTTCTCCCCGTCTCTCCAACATCTCTGCATCTGGCCACTTTTCCTCCGTCTCTCAAGCATCCAGATTCACACTCTACAGCACCAGATTAGATTAGACCTTAAGGATTAGACCTAGAGCCCTCTTGATTCCTAACCCAACATTTTGTGTAATCACATCAATTTTGTGTATGTACCCATCCTCTCCTGCAGTATAAACACTCCTCTTC
This window harbors:
- the gon4lb gene encoding GON-4-like protein isoform X6 yields the protein MAADISRTWTDRRRPAEDEICPLQVKSLRTDKEISVYRQDSKSLTGSSCEEEEKKESMTSVSGCGRMGEGAVSMVIESSDDELGRLDIDLDRKSKRHNLTSCNVRAILHEVITHEHVVAMMKAAIRDTQDLPMFEPKMTRSRLKQAVLQGQPLKWSLSTNTTKPPQFVDIDLEENEDSSDEEYCPDDEEEEEEDIVKEVTHFFVEPETRCLAGEQKKSPGLPREQLMTSTFAPQHILTAPEPSFLDRLNAVEEELDCSPAYTYNQAEGRADEDCLAYRTRSRLPLVNVPLGRLEAKLLAPDITADMYDQSIGQREEDRHWTEWLQSLMALDSEGEGDDDEDDPEYNFLDDLDEPDLEDYRTDRAVQITKKEVNELLEELFDTLQEEEEVVPEEEEESPLKVGPKFNVPQALRFEPPLAGMLTERRQTVRKQYEALQQKRALQDTTNHHHAILKDTPSPPPNRVTPLLVLPGQECPTLHLDFAQKLQLQQQIQQEELQQFSQRREALFFPSSFRVCNLQGALDLLQEVEQRKKPSPALATSRRLLPRMTPATNSHAFPLLPTDTAWLFATRSVFLYPELLPVCSLDPALHSRQKRSVYTAGEDGLIVLGLKHFEGTVQSDELISSYLLCKNRWNFRKHVREMSSQRAPPNNVIKMYLTHGVVPPLPLACNRVQPGDQRPPVERKNSDMPNWLKNSHQIIQKTRLDSSSYPPSLPPGCTLRLHPYWLNKSRPPIPHHRRFFTLAHNATLLPLAKAPADRYMDRQVQPISCLSLSPPGVELLIKPPSLSGGLPLATPCVCGAFPLAAAHPLPTHCPSSGQTITRQQTLDTPPPNSNITNPIMSSTPTGVKPGYLLFQMVWTMPTAKSQYALGQEQNRPIREEKKMGSQSSVSPKLIEDREDNDEESLASASTVSPLSSTEEREEVLGNGKVQELEVKYEVEENDEEVERENRTIVGLVSLNGGENTGGEGGGREEGEGAGGGGEQDEGRGGEGEQGGEGEEEEAREEGGGEREENGEKDEDQDRQGDEEEEEDFDDLTQDEDEEEVMSSASEESVLSVPELQETMKQLTWLAAERRICADGDSEEDHSPTSEEEEEEGGPKERPGKGRINKGEEDEELHSGEGTAQVGGGRCPGRGRGRSRPLRGLRRSRQERHSKDAAKLLLLYDEKLVENDPHRESKDMAFAKNYLSRVCDALQNAPGQVEEFVSLLNEFEQVGEGQEVMSLFRKLRCILGDRTDLLRDFAAFLHPEQALECGLFEEQQAFERSRRFLRQLEISFGDNPSHYQKIIKALQTSPDLSLNGISELKAQMATLLKGHTHLQAEFWIFFDELRPPAARPGQFEEAHWPEEGGGGSDGGEGCNQVSAGGASNGFEEVTLPELDEEDEGHKIQPMASRRRKIDSHRNYKGCDWSHKDWPCSCHDAKIRRHRRKGCPRCHDNKNPGAVARAMKSLDPLYSQISSSHTDTGDKDLDLKGDDDSPQPDRSSASWEGQFPLTEEEEELCEEEDDEDEEERKNSEKEPSLSLKRSRREEALLQPTVTPSSSSVTTTSVRSSIFTSVSSSLFTSSSGPPRPSPPPDLPVCAKNISLTASGKKVILWTREADRVILTTCQQDGANSNTFQAISNLLGNKTPSEVSRRFRDLMRLFQTAARQTSSEDEAPSTESTGANQEED